In one window of Drosophila ananassae strain 14024-0371.13 chromosome XR, ASM1763931v2, whole genome shotgun sequence DNA:
- the LOC6501915 gene encoding uncharacterized protein DDB_G0283357 isoform X3, which produces MWNQWQAASVPISAPPPTPSVPPPLPDAPPPPPPSDQGASGAAAASAPSVSTAVAAPTATVGGVSIAVNPYSSTGPATMGGAGNPYEQYTAAQYAAMTPEQQYALQHHWHQWQTYQQEYAKWHAQYGEQYKREMAAAAAANSGGATVTVAPSPVAAPAPAPVIAPAPVPTPVAPGPQAYPPGQNYYPTVATSSAPMTAGPTPPLVGPGIPGKIMAQPQLYNQPPPPPPQKSGGFNQQNMWQGPPPNMQHQQQGPNRYGNQINYNNQGMDNQGFPNLHQPPPNLHRPPPQNQNPVQQQQDNQWGNSRSPWQQGSSDNSGQGRWDGPPPLQNDITNRWSGPPPGISNNTNNDSNRVRWEPPGPLPPQVTGADKKSWMTGPPPDDQNPNRRWDGPPPSMNDLQQNQNNRQNSNRWGGNSNDEIRNKPNNFQDQRTNWGGDNSQESDGVSRNSNQGKIQQSTFTKNSSTDFVRDLAGNADNFGKRSGNFQNNYGNNFNQNQNQGGNFGGGGGKQGGPGNFASRGGGPDNFGNNNNFNQTNRRQNNRWVDNDNRNQNQNKNFNNQGCYDGDSDSGSYNNSNRGNFNQRNFNNQQNQQNSSYNQNQLWNQNQQPNRQQNPQQQPDLDEASFDRLFDQWEKQFEDWKKANANHPDREEYHRYEEEFEKQRRRIAERREQMRRRRQQAGATGGGMGQGQGSGSGPESNSSFGGAYQEGSRSDSEKPSHEERAADQFRPVQGNYNEQSQGAGSNSNKFNEPSKSRTKAFANENREYDRGNVGSTDGSYWGPPDSEPNFTPMPESSQENKNTSKPEDDNGNKPPVASVSQQTKQTASASVSSASTAVPPAKTLITGKRRQPGGDPTLTTPAKQVREEAILTISLDDDDDEEEEAECNKSQAAATPMGNIFKKSDGIPGLDLVDEEGSKNPPSLFGGVGQQEASALSKPSDQPASKNQNNESLSNALKDPDFINNLTQAVANVQEREQQQQQQKPQEQKNEDGDNFAGSDGRPLSFAEWQRKKNNGQDSKSRDSFDSSSPGGQNQASDPGKDSGKSPGPIAGPGPVQKSGSRYSPNINDPQVAGNNFMNFEGNESGCGPSAGPGPSRGMEFGPRNFGPSGQGPNFGPGGPGGPNFGPNFGPGGPGPNFGPNGPGFGFGPRSGPNFRHNGPPGYGFGFGPNFGPGPGPGPGPRGFGPRGGGFGPRRGDDFGPRRGDDFGGPPFGGPNFGPGGGSGGPRGFNGPNFLSGPNSDNNPFRRQSGPPMPNFDDDGGEGGGGGTQRGQRNFQNRSFGGGNNRKNWNDGKNRGGKNQQQHQQQRRI; this is translated from the exons ATGTGGAACCAATGGCAAGCGGCTTCTGTGCCTATTTCAGCGCCGCCGCCGACTCCATCGGTGCCACCTCCTCTGCCGGATGCccctcctccgccgccgccgtcGGACCAGGGAGCTTCTGGCGCAGCTGCTGCTTCAGCGCCATCCGTATCAACGGCCGTCGCAGCACCCACAGCCACCGTCGGCGGCGTCAGCATTGCCGTCAACCCTTATAGCAGCACCGGCCCGGCGACAATGGGTGGTGCTGGCAACCCCTATGAGCAGTATACGGCTGCTCAATACGCAGCGATGACTCCGGAGCAGCAGTACGCCCTCCAGCACCACTGGCACCAGTGGCAGACCTACCAGCAGGAGTACGCCAAGTGGCATGCTCAGTACGGTGAGCAG TACAAGCGCGAAATGGCTGCTGCGGCTGCAGCTAATTCAGGAGGAGCGACCGTAACTGTGGCCCCCTCACCCGTCGCCGCTCCGGCCCCCGCCCCCGTCATCGCTCCCGCACCAGTCCCAACTCCGGTTGCGCCAGGTCCTCAGGCTTATCCCCCGGGTCAAAACTATTACCCGACTGTTGCCACAAGCTCCGCTCCTATGACTGCCGGTCCAACGCCCCCCTTGGTGGGGCCCGGAATACCCGGAAAGATAATGGCTCAGCCGCAGTTGTATAACCAaccaccaccgccgccaccCCAGAAATCTGGCGGCTTTAATCAGCAGAACATGTGGCAAGGACCACCGCCAAATatgcagcaccagcagcaagGGCCGAACAGATACGGCAACCAAATTAATTACAACAACCAAGGCATGGACAACCAGGGTTTCCCCAATCTTCATCAACCACCTCCTAATTTGCACAGGCCGCCACCGCAGAACCAAAATCCCGTTCAGCAACAGCAAGACAACCAGTGGGGCAATAGCCGGTCGCCTTGGCAGCAAGGTTCATCGGATAACTCTGGCCAGGGACGCTGGGATGGCCCTCCACCGCTGCAAAACGACATTACCAATCGTTGGAGTGGACCGCCTCCTGGAATAAGTAACAACACTAACAACGATAGCAATCGTGTTCGCTGGGAGCCGCCGGGGCCACTACCGCCACAAGTTACTGGTGCAGATAAAAAAAGCTGGATGACTGGGCCACCGCCCGATGATCAAAATCCGAATCGCCGCTGGGATGGACCCCCGCCAAGCATGAACGATTTGCAGCAGAATCAGAATAACCGGCAGAACAGCAATAGGTGGGGCGGAAATTCTAATGACGAAATTAGAAACAAACCGAATAACTTTCAGGACCAACGAACCAATTGGGGAGGCGATAACAGTCAGGAGTCGGACGGCGTTTCGCGTAATTCCAACCAAGGCAAAATCCAGCAGAGCACCTTTACCAAGAACAGCTCGACTGACTTTGTGCGGGATTTAGCGGGTAACGCTGACAATTTTGGAAAACGTTCTGGAAACTTTCAAAACAACTATGGAAATAACTTTAATCAGAACCAAAACCAGGGAGGAAATTTTGGTGGCGGAGGAGGAAAACAAGGAGGTCCTGGTAACTTCGCTAGCAGAGGAGGAGGCCCTGATAATTTTGGAAATAAcaataatttcaatcaaaCCAATCGCCGCCAAAATAATCGCTGGGTTGACAACGATAATCGCaaccaaaatcaaaacaagAACTTCAATAACCAGGGATGCTACGATGGTGATAGTGATAGCGGGAGCTACAACAACTCAAACCGCGGAAACTTCAATCAGCGTAATTTCAATAATCAACAGAATCAACAGAACTCCTCGTATAATCAAAATCAACTTTGGAACCAGAACCAACAGCCAAATCGCCAGCAAAATCCGCAGCAACAGCCGGACCTAGACGAAGCCAGCTTTGATCGTCTGTTCGATCAATGGGAAAAACAGTTTGAGGATTGGAAAAAGGCCAACGCCAACCATCCGGATAGGGAGGAGTACCACAGATATGAGGAAGAGTTTGAAAAACAACGACGTCGGATTGCCGAACGAAGAGAGCAGATGCGCCGACGTCGTCAACAAGCTGGCGCAACTGGAGGCGGAATGGGACAAGGACAAGGATCTGGATCGGGGCCAGAATCAAACTCTAGTTTTGGGGGTGCCTACCAAGAAGGTTCGAGAAGCGATTCGGAGAAGCCATCACATGAAGAACGTGCCGCTGACCAGTTCAGGCCTGTTCAGGGAAATTATAATGAACAGAGTCAAGGTGCCGGCTCGAATTCAAATAAATTCAATGAACCTTCAAAAAGCAGAACTAAAGCCTTTGCAAATGAAAACCGTGAATATGACAGGGGAAATGTTGGAAGTACAGATGGAAGTTACTGGGGCCCTCCAGATTCAGAGCCAAACTTCACCCCAATGCCAGAATCCAGTCAGGAGAACAAGAACACTTCAAAACCAGAAGATGACAATGGAAACAAACCCCCTGTAGCTTCTGTTAGCCAGCAAACTAAGCAAACTGCGTCTGCATCTGTATCTTCCGCATCTACAGCAGTGCCACCTGCAAAAACTCTGATAACAGGAAAACGTCGTCAACCGGGCGGAGACCCTACTTTGACGACGCCCGCCAAACAGGTCCGAGAGGAGGCAATCCTGACCATTTCCTtggacgacgacgacgacgaggaggaggaagcCGAGTGCAATAAGAGTCAGGCTGCGGCTACGCCCatgggaaatatttttaagaaaagtgATGGCATTCCTGGCTTAGATTTGGTAGACGAGGAAGGCAGCAAGAATCCGCCTTCGCTTTTTGGAGGCGTGGGCCAACAGGAAGCGTCTGCTCTATCAAAGCCGTCAGATCAGCCAGCAAGCAAAAATCAGAACAACGAATCCCTTAGCAATGCACTTAAAGATCCCGATTTTATCAACAACCTTACTCAGGCAGTGGCCAATGTCCAGGAGCgtgagcagcaacagcagcaacaaaagcCACAGGAGCAGAAGAATGAAGATGGAGATAATTTTGCAGGCAGCGATGGGCGACCCCTGTCCTTCGCGGAGTGGCAGcggaaaaaaaacaatgggCAGGATAGTAAATCGCGGGACTCGTTTGACTCAAGTAGCCCAGGTGGGCAAAATCAAGCTTCCGATCCAGGCAAAGACTCTGGCAAGAGTCCAGGCCCAATTGCAGGTCCCGGACCTGTTCAAAAGTCTGGTTCACGATATAGTCCAAATATTAATGACCCCCAAGTGGCTGGCAACAATTTTATGAATTTCGAAGGCAACGAATCAGGATGTGGACCATCGGCGGGTCCTGGCCCTTCCCGTGGTATGGAATTTGGTCCCCGAAACTTTGGACCCAGTGGCCAGGGTCCAAACTTCGGTCCAGGTGGTCCTGGAGGGCCAAATTTTGGACCCAATTTCGGTCCAGGCGGCCCGGGTCCCAATTTCGGACCCAATGGTCCGGGATTTGGCTTCGGGCCGCGATCAGGACCTAACTTCAGGCACAACGGTCCCCCAGGCTATGGTTTTGGATTCGGACCAAATTTCGGACCGGGACCGGGTCCAGGACCAGGACCTCGCGGTTTCGGACCACGTGGAGGTGGCTTTGGACCACGACGCGGCGATGACTTTGGACCACGACGCGGTGACGACTTTGGAGGCCCACCCTTCGGAGGACCCAATTTCGGACCGGGCGGTGGTTCTGGAGGGCCGAGAGGATTTAATGGGCCTAACTTTTTGTCAGGACCCAACAGTGATAACAATCCTTTCCGACGTCAGAGCGGTCCGCCCATGCCCAACTTCGACGATGACGGCGGAgaaggtggtggtggtggtactCAGCGCGGACAGAGGAACTTTCAGAACCGGAGCTTCGGAGGAGGCAACAACCGCAAAAACTGGAATGACGG CAAGAACAGGGGCGGTAAAAACcaacagcagcaccagcagcagcgcaGGATCTGA
- the LOC6501915 gene encoding uncharacterized protein DDB_G0283357 isoform X4 has protein sequence MWNQWQAASVPISAPPPTPSVPPPLPDAPPPPPPSDQGASGAAAASAPSVSTAVAAPTATVGGVSIAVNPYSSTGPATMGGAGNPYEQYTAAQYAAMTPEQQYALQHHWHQWQTYQQEYAKWHAQYGEQYKREMAAAAAANSGGATVTVAPSPVAAPAPAPVIAPAPVPTPVAPGPQAYPPGQNYYPTVATSSAPMTAGPTPPLVGPGIPGKIMAQPQLYNQPPPPPPQKSGGFNQQNMWQGPPPNMQHQQQGPNRYGNQINYNNQGMDNQGFPNLHQPPPNLHRPPPQNQNPVQQQQDNQWGNSRSPWQQGSSDNSGQGRWDGPPPLQNDITNRWSGPPPGISNNTNNDSNRVRWEPPGPLPPQVTGADKKSWMTGPPPDDQNPNRRWDGPPPSMNDLQQNQNNRQNSNRWGGNSNDEIRNKPNNFQDQRTNWGGDNSQESDGVSRNSNQGKIQQSTFTKNSSTDFVRDLAGNADNFGKRSGNFQNNYGNNFNQNQNQGGNFGGGGGKQGGPGNFASRGGGPDNFGNNNNFNQTNRRQNNRWVDNDNRNQNQNKNFNNQGCYDGDSDSGSYNNSNRGNFNQRNFNNQQNQQNSSYNQNQLWNQNQQPNRQQNPQQQPDLDEASFDRLFDQWEKQFEDWKKANANHPDREEYHRYEEEFEKQRRRIAERREQMRRRRQQAGATGGGMGQGQGSGSGPESNSSFGGAYQEGSRSDSEKPSHEERAADQFRPVQGNYNEQSQGAGSNSNKFNEPSKSRTKAFANENREYDRGNVGSTDGSYWGPPDSEPNFTPMPESSQENKNTSKPEDDNGNKPPVASVSQQTKQTASASVSSASTAVPPAKTLITGKRRQPGGDPTLTTPAKQVREEAILTISLDDDDDEEEEAECNKSQAAATPMGNIFKKSDGIPGLDLVDEEGSKNPPSLFGGVGQQEASALSKPSDQPASKNQNNESLSNALKDPDFINNLTQAVANVQEREQQQQQQKPQEQKNEDGDNFAGSDGRPLSFAEWQRKKNNGQDSKSRDSFDSSSPGGQNQASDPGKDSGKSPGPIAGPGPVQKSGSRYSPNINDPQVAGNNFMNFEGNESGCGPSAGPGPSRGMEFGPRNFGPSGQGPNFGPGGPGGPNFGPNFGPGGPGPNFGPNGPGFGFGPRSGPNFRHNGPPGYGFGFGPNFGPGPGPGPGPRGFGPRGGGFGPRRGDDFGPRRGDDFGGPPFGGPNFGPGGGSGGPRGFNGPNFLSGPNSDNNPFRRQSGPPMPNFDDDGGEGGGGGTQRGQRNFQNRSFGGGNNRKNWNDGVHNVSIYPKSKST, from the exons ATGTGGAACCAATGGCAAGCGGCTTCTGTGCCTATTTCAGCGCCGCCGCCGACTCCATCGGTGCCACCTCCTCTGCCGGATGCccctcctccgccgccgccgtcGGACCAGGGAGCTTCTGGCGCAGCTGCTGCTTCAGCGCCATCCGTATCAACGGCCGTCGCAGCACCCACAGCCACCGTCGGCGGCGTCAGCATTGCCGTCAACCCTTATAGCAGCACCGGCCCGGCGACAATGGGTGGTGCTGGCAACCCCTATGAGCAGTATACGGCTGCTCAATACGCAGCGATGACTCCGGAGCAGCAGTACGCCCTCCAGCACCACTGGCACCAGTGGCAGACCTACCAGCAGGAGTACGCCAAGTGGCATGCTCAGTACGGTGAGCAG TACAAGCGCGAAATGGCTGCTGCGGCTGCAGCTAATTCAGGAGGAGCGACCGTAACTGTGGCCCCCTCACCCGTCGCCGCTCCGGCCCCCGCCCCCGTCATCGCTCCCGCACCAGTCCCAACTCCGGTTGCGCCAGGTCCTCAGGCTTATCCCCCGGGTCAAAACTATTACCCGACTGTTGCCACAAGCTCCGCTCCTATGACTGCCGGTCCAACGCCCCCCTTGGTGGGGCCCGGAATACCCGGAAAGATAATGGCTCAGCCGCAGTTGTATAACCAaccaccaccgccgccaccCCAGAAATCTGGCGGCTTTAATCAGCAGAACATGTGGCAAGGACCACCGCCAAATatgcagcaccagcagcaagGGCCGAACAGATACGGCAACCAAATTAATTACAACAACCAAGGCATGGACAACCAGGGTTTCCCCAATCTTCATCAACCACCTCCTAATTTGCACAGGCCGCCACCGCAGAACCAAAATCCCGTTCAGCAACAGCAAGACAACCAGTGGGGCAATAGCCGGTCGCCTTGGCAGCAAGGTTCATCGGATAACTCTGGCCAGGGACGCTGGGATGGCCCTCCACCGCTGCAAAACGACATTACCAATCGTTGGAGTGGACCGCCTCCTGGAATAAGTAACAACACTAACAACGATAGCAATCGTGTTCGCTGGGAGCCGCCGGGGCCACTACCGCCACAAGTTACTGGTGCAGATAAAAAAAGCTGGATGACTGGGCCACCGCCCGATGATCAAAATCCGAATCGCCGCTGGGATGGACCCCCGCCAAGCATGAACGATTTGCAGCAGAATCAGAATAACCGGCAGAACAGCAATAGGTGGGGCGGAAATTCTAATGACGAAATTAGAAACAAACCGAATAACTTTCAGGACCAACGAACCAATTGGGGAGGCGATAACAGTCAGGAGTCGGACGGCGTTTCGCGTAATTCCAACCAAGGCAAAATCCAGCAGAGCACCTTTACCAAGAACAGCTCGACTGACTTTGTGCGGGATTTAGCGGGTAACGCTGACAATTTTGGAAAACGTTCTGGAAACTTTCAAAACAACTATGGAAATAACTTTAATCAGAACCAAAACCAGGGAGGAAATTTTGGTGGCGGAGGAGGAAAACAAGGAGGTCCTGGTAACTTCGCTAGCAGAGGAGGAGGCCCTGATAATTTTGGAAATAAcaataatttcaatcaaaCCAATCGCCGCCAAAATAATCGCTGGGTTGACAACGATAATCGCaaccaaaatcaaaacaagAACTTCAATAACCAGGGATGCTACGATGGTGATAGTGATAGCGGGAGCTACAACAACTCAAACCGCGGAAACTTCAATCAGCGTAATTTCAATAATCAACAGAATCAACAGAACTCCTCGTATAATCAAAATCAACTTTGGAACCAGAACCAACAGCCAAATCGCCAGCAAAATCCGCAGCAACAGCCGGACCTAGACGAAGCCAGCTTTGATCGTCTGTTCGATCAATGGGAAAAACAGTTTGAGGATTGGAAAAAGGCCAACGCCAACCATCCGGATAGGGAGGAGTACCACAGATATGAGGAAGAGTTTGAAAAACAACGACGTCGGATTGCCGAACGAAGAGAGCAGATGCGCCGACGTCGTCAACAAGCTGGCGCAACTGGAGGCGGAATGGGACAAGGACAAGGATCTGGATCGGGGCCAGAATCAAACTCTAGTTTTGGGGGTGCCTACCAAGAAGGTTCGAGAAGCGATTCGGAGAAGCCATCACATGAAGAACGTGCCGCTGACCAGTTCAGGCCTGTTCAGGGAAATTATAATGAACAGAGTCAAGGTGCCGGCTCGAATTCAAATAAATTCAATGAACCTTCAAAAAGCAGAACTAAAGCCTTTGCAAATGAAAACCGTGAATATGACAGGGGAAATGTTGGAAGTACAGATGGAAGTTACTGGGGCCCTCCAGATTCAGAGCCAAACTTCACCCCAATGCCAGAATCCAGTCAGGAGAACAAGAACACTTCAAAACCAGAAGATGACAATGGAAACAAACCCCCTGTAGCTTCTGTTAGCCAGCAAACTAAGCAAACTGCGTCTGCATCTGTATCTTCCGCATCTACAGCAGTGCCACCTGCAAAAACTCTGATAACAGGAAAACGTCGTCAACCGGGCGGAGACCCTACTTTGACGACGCCCGCCAAACAGGTCCGAGAGGAGGCAATCCTGACCATTTCCTtggacgacgacgacgacgaggaggaggaagcCGAGTGCAATAAGAGTCAGGCTGCGGCTACGCCCatgggaaatatttttaagaaaagtgATGGCATTCCTGGCTTAGATTTGGTAGACGAGGAAGGCAGCAAGAATCCGCCTTCGCTTTTTGGAGGCGTGGGCCAACAGGAAGCGTCTGCTCTATCAAAGCCGTCAGATCAGCCAGCAAGCAAAAATCAGAACAACGAATCCCTTAGCAATGCACTTAAAGATCCCGATTTTATCAACAACCTTACTCAGGCAGTGGCCAATGTCCAGGAGCgtgagcagcaacagcagcaacaaaagcCACAGGAGCAGAAGAATGAAGATGGAGATAATTTTGCAGGCAGCGATGGGCGACCCCTGTCCTTCGCGGAGTGGCAGcggaaaaaaaacaatgggCAGGATAGTAAATCGCGGGACTCGTTTGACTCAAGTAGCCCAGGTGGGCAAAATCAAGCTTCCGATCCAGGCAAAGACTCTGGCAAGAGTCCAGGCCCAATTGCAGGTCCCGGACCTGTTCAAAAGTCTGGTTCACGATATAGTCCAAATATTAATGACCCCCAAGTGGCTGGCAACAATTTTATGAATTTCGAAGGCAACGAATCAGGATGTGGACCATCGGCGGGTCCTGGCCCTTCCCGTGGTATGGAATTTGGTCCCCGAAACTTTGGACCCAGTGGCCAGGGTCCAAACTTCGGTCCAGGTGGTCCTGGAGGGCCAAATTTTGGACCCAATTTCGGTCCAGGCGGCCCGGGTCCCAATTTCGGACCCAATGGTCCGGGATTTGGCTTCGGGCCGCGATCAGGACCTAACTTCAGGCACAACGGTCCCCCAGGCTATGGTTTTGGATTCGGACCAAATTTCGGACCGGGACCGGGTCCAGGACCAGGACCTCGCGGTTTCGGACCACGTGGAGGTGGCTTTGGACCACGACGCGGCGATGACTTTGGACCACGACGCGGTGACGACTTTGGAGGCCCACCCTTCGGAGGACCCAATTTCGGACCGGGCGGTGGTTCTGGAGGGCCGAGAGGATTTAATGGGCCTAACTTTTTGTCAGGACCCAACAGTGATAACAATCCTTTCCGACGTCAGAGCGGTCCGCCCATGCCCAACTTCGACGATGACGGCGGAgaaggtggtggtggtggtactCAGCGCGGACAGAGGAACTTTCAGAACCGGAGCTTCGGAGGAGGCAACAACCGCAAAAACTGGAATGACGG AGTTCACAATGTCTCGATTTATCCAAAGTCAAAATCCACTTga